A genomic stretch from Anaerococcus murdochii includes:
- the rsxE gene encoding electron transport complex subunit RsxE, producing MEKQKDKKPKVNYGKIFTDGIFKNNPVLVQMVGMCSVLAISSSLINAVGMGVSVTFVLVMSNLVISLLRNFISDEIRIPSFIVVIAGFVTIVQMLIKAYAPALDKSLGIFIPLIVVNCIILARAEGFASQNGPIPSIVDGISQGLGYTIAISILAFFRELLGSGTLFGMPVIPEEYTIGFMLQPASSFIVLGLIFGAFHAIMNRKKKVN from the coding sequence ATGGAAAAACAAAAAGATAAAAAACCAAAGGTAAATTACGGAAAAATATTTACCGACGGTATATTTAAAAACAACCCTGTCCTAGTACAGATGGTTGGTATGTGTTCAGTACTAGCTATATCTTCATCATTAATCAATGCTGTTGGTATGGGTGTATCTGTAACATTCGTACTTGTAATGAGTAACTTAGTTATATCATTACTTCGTAATTTCATCTCAGATGAAATCAGAATCCCATCATTTATCGTAGTAATAGCAGGTTTCGTAACTATAGTTCAAATGCTAATAAAGGCTTATGCCCCAGCTCTCGATAAGAGTCTAGGTATTTTTATTCCACTTATAGTTGTAAACTGTATCATCCTTGCCCGTGCTGAAGGTTTTGCCTCACAAAACGGACCAATCCCATCAATTGTAGATGGTATCAGCCAAGGTCTTGGTTATACAATAGCTATATCAATCCTAGCTTTCTTTAGAGAATTATTAGGATCAGGAACACTTTTCGGCATGCCAGTTATCCCAGAAGAATACACCATAGGCTTCATGCTTCAACCAGCATCATCATTTATAGTCCTAGGTCTTATCTTCGGAGCCTTCCATGCTATAATGAATAGAAAAAAGAAAGTTAATTAG
- the mreD gene encoding rod shape-determining protein MreD yields the protein MNKFKSFLILLISFILQTSIFAKIDILGANINILIPATIALSQILPNKTGRIGGLVVGLFEDFLFSSLVGVRALSYYIIGVVSSGEFIKVSKDKQTGLIVCLIASVFNFLLVNGIYYIFGKSLNSITGYFGLEILVEAILNSAIYLVYYMLIKKIMYIPTYRI from the coding sequence ATGAATAAATTTAAAAGCTTTTTGATTTTATTAATAAGTTTTATTTTACAAACCTCAATTTTTGCTAAAATAGATATCCTAGGGGCAAATATAAATATCCTAATCCCAGCAACTATAGCCCTTTCCCAAATTCTACCAAATAAAACTGGCAGAATTGGAGGTCTTGTGGTTGGTCTTTTTGAAGATTTTCTATTTTCAAGCCTAGTAGGGGTGAGGGCCTTATCCTATTATATAATAGGCGTTGTTTCCTCAGGAGAATTTATAAAGGTCTCAAAGGACAAGCAGACAGGTCTAATAGTTTGTCTTATAGCTAGTGTTTTTAACTTCTTATTGGTAAATGGTATCTACTATATTTTTGGAAAGAGTTTAAACTCAATTACAGGCTATTTTGGCCTTGAAATCCTAGTAGAAGCTATCTTAAATTCAGCTATCTACTTAGTTTATTACATGCTTATCAAAAAGATAATGTATATACCAACCTATAGAATTTAG
- a CDS encoding electron transport complex protein RnfA, whose translation MAELFKIIIATIFVSNYVLGQFLGICPTLGVTSKVETARGMGYAVIFVIVLATVITWFIQHYILEVFNVQYLQTVVFILVIATLVQSVETVMKKSMPALYGALGVYLPLITTNCVVLGVAIKAIDLSYNLVESTVYAFAASIGFMIAIMILAYLREKIEYNKIPESFKGAPMSLITLGLMAIAFMGFAGLA comes from the coding sequence ATGGCAGAATTATTTAAAATTATAATAGCAACTATATTTGTATCAAACTATGTATTAGGACAATTCTTAGGTATCTGTCCAACCCTCGGTGTAACCAGCAAGGTTGAAACCGCAAGAGGTATGGGCTATGCAGTAATCTTCGTTATAGTACTTGCAACAGTTATTACTTGGTTTATCCAACACTACATACTAGAAGTTTTTAATGTTCAATACCTACAGACAGTTGTCTTTATCTTGGTAATAGCAACACTTGTTCAATCAGTAGAAACAGTAATGAAGAAATCTATGCCAGCCCTTTACGGCGCACTTGGTGTATATCTTCCACTTATTACTACAAACTGCGTTGTACTAGGTGTAGCTATAAAAGCAATTGACTTATCATACAACCTTGTTGAATCAACAGTTTATGCCTTTGCAGCATCAATTGGTTTTATGATAGCAATCATGATCTTAGCTTATCTAAGAGAAAAAATCGAATATAACAAAATACCTGAGTCATTTAAGGGAGCTCCAATGTCTCTTATAACCCTAGGTCTAATGGCTATAGCCTTCATGGGCTTTGCAGGTTTAGCATAG
- the mreC gene encoding rod shape-determining protein MreC codes for MAYKRVKKDKKPFIFTVVGLSLLILISSQSETISQTGSNLANTILRPIEKVTYSISSAMIEQLERTIGSKETREQVLKLEADNRSLVMENARLLATINREEFLKDEAIATKGTENKYIKAKLINTDVNSMTTHFTIDKGAVDGIEKNDIILQAIGDSKFYTGLVGKVTEVYKTTARVETINSNENDVSFVNANSGDYGVIDIFNKNTIQGFMIDLESKINEKDILLTSGLGGIYPYGIYIGRVATVTMSEDSLRKNITIKSPVDFTHLYRVLVLKHDATYSIDKKPVTKEKKQKEGEIYE; via the coding sequence ATGGCATATAAGAGAGTAAAAAAAGATAAAAAACCTTTCATATTTACAGTTGTAGGCCTAAGTCTGCTTATACTTATTTCAAGCCAAAGCGAAACTATTTCTCAAACAGGTTCAAATCTTGCAAACACAATTCTAAGACCAATTGAAAAAGTGACTTATTCTATATCATCTGCTATGATTGAGCAACTCGAAAGGACAATTGGATCTAAGGAAACCCGTGAGCAAGTATTGAAACTTGAGGCAGATAATAGGTCTTTGGTAATGGAAAATGCAAGACTTTTAGCAACAATAAATAGGGAAGAGTTTTTAAAAGATGAAGCTATTGCTACTAAGGGCACAGAAAATAAGTACATCAAGGCTAAGCTTATAAACACAGATGTAAACTCAATGACAACTCATTTTACAATTGACAAAGGAGCTGTAGATGGGATTGAAAAAAATGACATCATTCTACAAGCTATTGGCGATAGCAAGTTTTATACAGGTCTTGTCGGCAAGGTCACAGAAGTTTATAAAACTACAGCAAGGGTTGAAACTATAAATTCAAATGAAAATGACGTTTCCTTTGTAAATGCAAACTCTGGTGACTATGGTGTAATTGATATTTTCAATAAAAACACTATACAAGGTTTTATGATAGACCTTGAAAGCAAGATTAATGAAAAGGACATCCTCCTAACAAGTGGTCTAGGCGGAATTTACCCTTACGGCATCTACATAGGTAGGGTTGCCACAGTGACCATGAGTGAGGATTCCCTAAGGAAAAATATTACAATCAAGTCACCAGTCGATTTCACCCACTTGTATAGGGTCCTAGTATTAAAGCATGACGCGACTTATTCAATTGATAAAAAACCTGTAACTAAGGAGAAAAAGCAAAAGGAGGGGGAAATTTATGAATAA
- the mreB gene encoding rod shape-determining protein codes for MKFKMIATDFAIDLGTSNISVYKKGEGLIINEPSSLVLDENHTKVEAIGQEAKDMLGKTHEDIQVVKPIKNGVITDFNLTEAMLNYFFDKVNPNFSLIQPRVVIVVPSGITDIQKRAVEDAALHAGSRDIILVDESLAAAYGMNLSPDEPRGILMINMGAGTSQVAVISLNGIVVSATMNKGGDYLDEKIVDYFREEKNLEIGKNTAEEIKIKLASLKIKDGNNQMEVNGRDLLDARPKTVSVSSSELVSCILPFADEVCEMVLEALEKTPPEISSDIRRDGFALSGSLSKLSGLAEYIEKKIGLKSYRSEDPGTDAILGAGLILENPDKYLKYRK; via the coding sequence ATGAAATTTAAAATGATTGCTACAGACTTTGCCATAGACCTTGGCACTAGCAATATTTCAGTATATAAAAAAGGCGAAGGCCTTATTATAAATGAGCCTTCAAGCCTGGTTCTTGATGAAAATCACACTAAGGTAGAAGCCATAGGCCAAGAGGCTAAGGATATGCTTGGTAAAACCCACGAGGATATCCAAGTTGTAAAACCAATTAAAAATGGAGTTATAACTGACTTTAACCTCACAGAAGCCATGCTAAATTACTTTTTTGACAAGGTAAATCCGAACTTTAGCCTAATCCAACCAAGAGTTGTGATTGTTGTACCATCAGGTATTACAGATATACAAAAAAGAGCAGTAGAAGATGCAGCCCTCCACGCAGGCAGCAGGGATATTATCTTAGTTGACGAATCACTCGCAGCAGCCTATGGGATGAACCTTTCCCCAGATGAGCCTAGGGGAATTTTAATGATAAATATGGGCGCTGGCACAAGCCAAGTTGCAGTTATTTCCCTAAATGGAATCGTAGTTTCTGCCACAATGAACAAGGGTGGTGACTACCTAGATGAAAAAATTGTTGATTATTTTAGGGAAGAAAAGAATCTTGAAATTGGTAAAAATACTGCAGAAGAAATCAAGATTAAACTCGCTTCTTTAAAAATAAAAGACGGCAATAACCAGATGGAAGTAAACGGCAGAGACCTTCTTGATGCTAGACCAAAGACTGTAAGTGTTAGCTCTAGCGAGTTAGTTTCTTGTATTCTTCCTTTTGCAGACGAAGTTTGTGAAATGGTCCTTGAGGCACTTGAAAAGACACCACCAGAAATTTCTTCTGATATTAGAAGAGATGGCTTTGCCCTTTCTGGATCCTTGTCAAAGTTATCAGGTCTTGCTGAATATATAGAAAAGAAAATCGGATTAAAATCTTACCGCTCAGAAGATCCTGGCACAGATGCAATCCTAGGAGCAGGATTAATTTTAGAAAATCCAGACAAGTATTTAAAATATCGTAAGTAG
- a CDS encoding NusG domain II-containing protein, which produces MKIRKGDIIVIVGLIFLSFGLNFAIDKMTTGYEGDLLVVEQDGKVIKKLPMDKDTEYVVNYGGHYNKIVIKNKKAFISEADCQDQICAHMHPIEREGQTIICLPHRLFLELESHGDKKKDDDAIDKVVN; this is translated from the coding sequence ATGAAGATAAGAAAAGGAGATATAATTGTAATTGTCGGCCTGATTTTTTTAAGTTTCGGCCTGAATTTTGCAATTGATAAGATGACTACGGGCTATGAGGGAGATTTGCTTGTAGTCGAACAAGACGGAAAAGTAATTAAAAAACTCCCTATGGATAAGGATACAGAATACGTGGTTAATTACGGTGGCCACTACAATAAAATTGTTATTAAAAACAAGAAAGCATTTATAAGCGAGGCTGATTGTCAAGATCAGATTTGTGCCCATATGCATCCTATAGAAAGGGAAGGCCAAACAATTATTTGCCTGCCACATAGGTTGTTTTTGGAACTTGAAAGCCATGGAGATAAGAAAAAAGATGACGATGCTATAGATAAGGTGGTGAACTAA
- a CDS encoding RnfABCDGE type electron transport complex subunit D encodes MENNKQLLVTASPHIRSKRTVANDMLDVIIALLPAGAVSVYYFGYRALVLILASVITCVLAETIFNKCIKKENTIKDLSAVVTGILLAYNVPFTLPVWQLVIGAVFAIVICKMLYGGIGQNIVNPALGARAFLMASWSSTMTNFVPTERVATLKTVSDVSMLSAATPLSDPKAYTIMDLFIGHIPGCLGEISALALLLGACYLLIRKVIHIRIPLVYILTTTIFLAIFGDKVNLDYILKNILSGGLILGAFFMATDYTTAPITPKGQIVFAFGCGFLTAVIRLWGGYPEGVSYSILLMNLLVPIIEKHTRDRIFGKAKAKKGAKNE; translated from the coding sequence ATGGAAAATAATAAACAATTATTAGTAACAGCTTCTCCACATATTAGGAGTAAAAGAACAGTCGCAAATGACATGCTCGATGTTATCATTGCACTTTTACCTGCTGGCGCTGTTTCTGTTTACTACTTTGGTTATAGGGCTTTAGTTCTTATCTTAGCATCTGTGATCACTTGTGTATTAGCTGAGACAATCTTTAATAAATGTATCAAAAAAGAAAATACAATCAAGGACCTATCAGCAGTTGTAACAGGTATCTTACTTGCCTACAACGTGCCTTTTACACTTCCAGTATGGCAACTTGTAATAGGAGCAGTATTCGCAATAGTAATTTGTAAGATGCTCTATGGTGGTATAGGTCAAAACATTGTAAACCCAGCACTTGGTGCAAGAGCATTCTTGATGGCATCTTGGTCATCAACCATGACAAACTTTGTTCCAACAGAAAGAGTTGCAACCTTAAAAACAGTTAGCGACGTATCAATGCTAAGTGCGGCAACACCACTATCTGATCCAAAAGCCTACACAATTATGGACTTATTTATTGGTCACATTCCAGGCTGTCTTGGTGAAATAAGTGCCCTAGCCCTTTTACTTGGTGCTTGCTACCTATTAATTAGAAAAGTAATTCACATAAGAATTCCACTAGTATACATACTAACAACTACCATATTCCTTGCAATTTTTGGAGATAAGGTAAATCTAGATTATATACTTAAAAATATCCTATCAGGCGGTCTAATTCTTGGTGCCTTCTTTATGGCAACAGATTATACTACAGCCCCAATCACTCCTAAGGGACAAATCGTATTTGCCTTTGGTTGCGGATTCCTAACAGCGGTAATAAGACTTTGGGGTGGATATCCAGAAGGTGTTTCTTATTCAATCTTACTAATGAACCTCCTAGTACCAATTATAGAAAAACACACTAGAGACAGGATTTTTGGTAAGGCCAAGGCAAAAAAAGGAGCTAAGAATGAATAA
- a CDS encoding FMN-binding protein gives MNNSLKLGFKLLLITSVTALALAFTNNMTKPIIEARQQEELKESLAVVYKADSYEELDVEKPDVIEAVYKASGAEGDGYVFQINSPGGYGGDIEFLIGVDKDHNITGFAPLNQSESAGFGAEMEQDYFKQGMVGVNMDQEVKASAAGGENEIVGISGATISTSTILRGINAAREVLTSLE, from the coding sequence ATGAATAATAGTTTAAAATTAGGTTTTAAATTACTTTTAATCACATCAGTTACAGCCCTAGCCCTTGCCTTTACAAACAATATGACTAAGCCAATTATAGAAGCTCGTCAACAAGAAGAGCTTAAGGAGAGCTTGGCAGTAGTATATAAGGCAGATAGCTATGAAGAGCTAGATGTTGAAAAACCGGACGTTATAGAAGCAGTTTACAAGGCAAGCGGTGCCGAAGGTGACGGATATGTTTTCCAAATCAATTCACCAGGTGGTTATGGTGGTGACATTGAATTTTTAATCGGTGTTGACAAAGACCACAACATAACAGGTTTTGCTCCTCTAAACCAATCAGAATCAGCAGGTTTTGGTGCTGAAATGGAACAAGATTATTTCAAACAGGGAATGGTTGGAGTAAACATGGACCAAGAAGTTAAGGCAAGTGCAGCAGGTGGAGAAAATGAAATAGTTGGCATCTCAGGTGCTACAATTTCAACATCTACTATCTTAAGAGGTATCAACGCTGCAAGAGAAGTACTTACTAGCTTAGAATAG
- a CDS encoding Gx transporter family protein, producing MGKNIKDLTNMALLVALALIISLIELQIPVPVPIPGAKLGLSNIIILVSLYFYGFKASLTIALLKSFMLVLITGAVTSFFYSAAGAILSSIAMAIALRYHDRLFSFIGVSEIGAFAHNLGQIIVSAIIMENIKMFTYFPALVLVGTFSGFFVGLSSNFIIKHMKKINIGENV from the coding sequence ATGGGTAAAAATATCAAAGATTTAACTAATATGGCCCTCTTGGTGGCCCTTGCCCTAATAATTTCACTTATTGAACTACAAATCCCTGTTCCTGTGCCAATACCAGGTGCAAAACTCGGACTTTCAAATATAATAATACTAGTAAGTCTTTATTTTTATGGATTTAAGGCAAGTCTTACCATAGCGCTTTTAAAAAGCTTTATGCTGGTCTTGATAACAGGGGCTGTGACCTCGTTTTTCTACTCAGCAGCAGGAGCGATTCTTTCATCAATCGCAATGGCAATCGCCTTAAGATACCACGACCGCTTATTTTCTTTTATCGGTGTAAGCGAAATAGGAGCCTTTGCCCACAACCTAGGACAAATCATAGTTTCAGCTATTATAATGGAAAATATCAAGATGTTTACTTATTTTCCAGCCCTAGTTTTGGTTGGCACCTTTAGTGGATTTTTTGTAGGACTTTCTTCAAACTTTATTATAAAGCATATGAAAAAAATAAACATCGGAGAAAATGTTTAA
- the radC gene encoding RadC family protein codes for MKQTIKDMKLIDRPREKLIKLGHDSLSEKELLAIIISTGTDKKNAIDLAEEILETFSEEALLEIEVEELTKINGIKEAKASKIIASLQLGKRIKENILNKEKYKISSNEDAYEYIKDTISLRDREYFYTILLNNKNEVISKELISIGDLSSSIVNPREVFKPAIKKSAKSMILAHNHPSGNPSPSKADLLITHRLIDAGEILDINVLDHLIIGHGSYVSLKKDNYI; via the coding sequence ATGAAACAAACTATCAAGGATATGAAGCTAATCGATAGGCCAAGAGAAAAACTTATAAAGTTGGGCCACGACAGCCTGAGTGAAAAAGAGCTTCTTGCCATAATTATATCAACTGGTACAGATAAGAAAAATGCCATTGACCTTGCTGAAGAAATACTTGAAACCTTTAGCGAAGAGGCTCTTCTAGAAATAGAAGTCGAAGAGCTTACCAAAATAAATGGGATCAAAGAGGCTAAGGCTTCAAAGATTATAGCAAGCCTTCAACTAGGCAAGAGGATTAAGGAAAATATTCTAAATAAGGAAAAATATAAGATTAGCTCAAATGAAGATGCCTATGAATATATCAAAGATACAATAAGCCTTAGAGACAGGGAATATTTTTACACAATCCTTCTTAACAACAAAAATGAAGTTATTTCCAAGGAGCTTATTTCAATTGGTGACTTATCTTCATCCATAGTTAATCCTAGGGAAGTTTTTAAGCCAGCCATAAAAAAATCTGCCAAGTCAATGATTTTGGCTCACAACCATCCATCGGGCAATCCTAGCCCTTCAAAGGCAGATTTGTTAATCACCCACAGACTAATAGATGCAGGGGAAATCCTTGATATCAACGTCCTTGACCACTTGATTATTGGCCACGGATCTTATGTAAGTTTAAAAAAAGATAATTATATATAG
- a CDS encoding RnfABCDGE type electron transport complex subunit B, giving the protein MENLLLPVAILAIMGFIFAIALGFISQKFHVEKSVKEAAVRDALPGANCGACGYPGCDGLAEAIAKGEAPVNACAIGGASVTAAVAKAMGVEATGADDRKVALVHCNGTCEAAKDQYKYQGLEDCRAQIALFGGKKACDYGCIGCGTCEKACPFDAIHIINGVAKVNRDKCVACKKCVEVCPKHIIDLVPFKQKQAVLCSSHDKGKDARAKCSNSCIGCTICAKTYPEAFEMDNFLSKAVNIDEIDPELLKTAAEKCPNKCITIFE; this is encoded by the coding sequence ATGGAAAATTTATTATTGCCGGTAGCAATACTTGCTATAATGGGCTTTATCTTTGCGATAGCCCTAGGCTTTATTTCACAAAAATTTCACGTAGAAAAATCAGTAAAAGAAGCAGCCGTCAGAGATGCCCTACCAGGCGCTAACTGCGGTGCTTGTGGATATCCTGGTTGCGATGGTCTTGCAGAAGCAATCGCTAAGGGAGAAGCTCCTGTAAATGCTTGTGCCATCGGTGGTGCTAGTGTAACAGCAGCTGTAGCAAAAGCTATGGGTGTTGAAGCGACAGGTGCAGATGACAGAAAAGTAGCCCTCGTGCATTGTAATGGAACTTGTGAAGCAGCCAAGGACCAATATAAATACCAAGGTCTTGAAGACTGTAGGGCACAAATCGCACTCTTTGGTGGTAAAAAAGCCTGCGATTATGGTTGTATCGGTTGTGGTACATGTGAAAAAGCCTGCCCATTTGATGCAATCCATATCATAAACGGTGTTGCCAAGGTTAATAGAGATAAGTGCGTGGCTTGTAAAAAATGTGTGGAAGTATGTCCAAAACACATTATCGACCTTGTACCATTCAAACAAAAACAAGCTGTTCTTTGCTCATCACATGATAAGGGCAAAGACGCAAGGGCAAAATGTTCTAATTCTTGTATAGGTTGTACAATCTGTGCTAAGACTTATCCAGAAGCCTTTGAAATGGACAATTTCTTATCAAAAGCTGTTAATATCGACGAAATCGATCCAGAATTACTAAAGACAGCCGCAGAAAAATGTCCAAACAAATGTATAACAATATTTGAATAA